From one Leptospira noumeaensis genomic stretch:
- a CDS encoding cAMP/cGMP-dependent 3',5'-cyclic-AMP/GMP phosphodiesterase, which produces MVSSEPNGFTALPRGGYLVDTSEGYIQIGSPPETIKDTMGLEKKTPLVFVLPNKFFHVEKGISIAELEFPIYFNFFFRGGKKTFIVCSPEQKEQLTIVLGESLMGPQELNLASEFIDGTASFGFPDIKAEMAHFRSYKTMEEVVEFVLFDENHKAQFGKITIEQLPSNEFLIVDGDKKIKTPGEVDFHVKYDIGKRLEEPFQPPIIGITCLGPSHGFDPTDNTSGFIIWLNGQGIMVDPPVNSTEWLRESNVNPKFINSIILTHCHADHDAGTFQKILEESKITIYATATVMESFLKKYCSLTKIPRREITDLFDFIPVVIGRPTIINGGEFYFHYALHSIPSVGFEFFFQDQSFYYTSDHLNDPDAFEEMYKKGVFPESRYQFLKDFPWDRKIIYHEAGVPPLHTKISYLASLPEEIQKRITVYHIAAKDMPEGNHLTLAKFGIENTLYPEITPPKHQEAFQLLEILSQIDIFSGFPIEKAKEFLQIVKEERFRRGEQIIKKGTHGDRFFIIASGNVRFEGLSGDPTAVKRYGTYEYFGEASLILDTARQADVFAETDVLALTIEKTRFFQFIRGSKLHENLTKLNSIRETNTWKTLTESQTFRGLTSYQVTQLELILKLETVKKEASLIEEGHTFHNAFIVRSGTVVVMQNHKTIRELGAGDFVGEIYSLTKNLPSNFSFIAWPGTELYVLSEEDAIQYIKKNPGVYMKLNTVYN; this is translated from the coding sequence ATGGTCAGTTCTGAACCGAATGGTTTTACCGCTCTCCCTAGAGGGGGATATTTAGTCGATACATCCGAAGGGTACATCCAAATTGGATCCCCTCCGGAAACAATTAAAGACACCATGGGGCTCGAAAAGAAGACCCCTCTGGTGTTTGTCCTCCCTAATAAATTCTTCCATGTCGAAAAAGGGATCTCCATAGCGGAGTTAGAATTCCCAATTTACTTCAACTTCTTCTTTAGAGGTGGAAAAAAAACATTTATCGTTTGTTCTCCCGAACAAAAAGAACAGCTAACCATTGTTCTCGGGGAATCTTTAATGGGGCCTCAAGAATTAAACCTTGCCTCCGAGTTTATCGATGGAACTGCAAGTTTTGGTTTCCCTGATATCAAAGCGGAGATGGCACATTTCCGTAGTTATAAAACTATGGAAGAAGTGGTTGAGTTTGTTCTCTTCGACGAAAACCACAAAGCCCAGTTTGGAAAAATCACCATCGAACAACTCCCCTCCAATGAATTTCTCATTGTGGATGGAGATAAAAAAATCAAAACTCCGGGTGAAGTCGACTTTCATGTAAAGTATGACATTGGAAAGAGACTCGAAGAACCTTTCCAACCTCCCATCATTGGGATCACTTGCCTTGGGCCTTCCCATGGATTTGATCCTACAGACAACACTTCAGGATTTATCATTTGGCTAAATGGCCAAGGGATCATGGTGGACCCACCGGTGAATTCGACCGAGTGGTTACGAGAATCCAATGTCAATCCAAAGTTTATCAACTCCATCATCCTCACCCATTGCCATGCCGACCATGATGCCGGAACCTTCCAAAAGATTTTAGAAGAATCCAAAATCACGATTTATGCCACTGCCACAGTGATGGAATCTTTCCTAAAAAAATACTGTAGTTTAACAAAAATTCCGCGCCGTGAAATCACAGACCTATTTGATTTTATACCTGTTGTGATCGGAAGGCCTACCATCATCAACGGTGGAGAATTTTATTTTCATTATGCTCTCCATTCCATTCCGTCAGTTGGTTTCGAATTTTTTTTCCAAGACCAATCTTTCTATTACACTTCTGACCATTTAAATGATCCAGATGCCTTTGAAGAAATGTACAAAAAAGGTGTATTTCCGGAATCAAGATACCAGTTCTTAAAAGATTTCCCTTGGGATCGTAAAATCATTTACCACGAGGCTGGTGTTCCTCCTCTGCATACAAAGATCAGTTACCTTGCCTCTTTGCCGGAAGAAATACAAAAACGAATCACAGTCTACCATATTGCTGCTAAAGATATGCCAGAGGGGAACCACCTGACACTTGCTAAGTTTGGAATTGAAAATACTTTGTATCCGGAAATCACTCCTCCCAAACACCAAGAGGCTTTCCAACTTTTAGAAATCCTTTCTCAGATTGATATTTTTTCTGGATTCCCTATCGAAAAAGCCAAAGAGTTTTTACAAATCGTAAAGGAAGAACGTTTCCGACGCGGGGAACAAATCATCAAAAAAGGAACTCACGGGGATAGGTTTTTTATCATTGCCTCAGGGAACGTTCGGTTTGAAGGACTTTCGGGAGACCCAACGGCCGTCAAACGGTATGGAACTTACGAATACTTTGGCGAAGCATCTTTAATTTTGGATACAGCCCGCCAAGCCGATGTGTTTGCAGAAACCGATGTGTTGGCCCTTACGATTGAAAAAACCAGATTCTTTCAGTTCATCCGTGGATCTAAACTCCATGAAAACCTAACCAAACTGAATAGCATCCGAGAGACCAATACTTGGAAAACTCTCACAGAATCCCAAACCTTTCGTGGGCTTACCAGTTACCAAGTCACCCAACTGGAACTCATCCTCAAACTAGAAACTGTGAAAAAGGAAGCATCTCTCATTGAAGAGGGTCATACCTTTCACAATGCCTTTATCGTTAGGTCAGGAACCGTTGTGGTCATGCAAAACCACAAAACCATTCGGGAACTGGGCGCTGGGGACTTTGTAGGAGAAATCTATTCCCTTACAAAAAACCTTCCGTCCAATTTCAGTTTCATTGCCTGGCCAGGAACGGAACTCTATGTCCTTTCGGAAGAAGACGCCATCCAGTACATTAAGAAAAATCCTGGTGTTTACATGAAGCTGAACACTGTTTATAATTGA
- the trxA gene encoding thioredoxin, whose product MALTEVTDANFKAETAKGVVLVDCWAEWCGPCRMVAPVLDELSQEMADIKITKLNVDFNQKTAQELGIQSIPTLLLYKDGVLVDKAIGALPKPQIKKFIENHK is encoded by the coding sequence ATGGCACTAACGGAAGTCACAGACGCCAATTTCAAAGCAGAAACTGCTAAGGGCGTAGTACTCGTGGATTGTTGGGCGGAATGGTGCGGACCTTGTCGAATGGTGGCTCCTGTTCTTGATGAATTATCACAGGAAATGGCTGATATCAAAATTACAAAACTAAACGTTGATTTCAATCAGAAGACTGCGCAGGAATTGGGCATCCAATCGATCCCTACTCTTCTTCTTTACAAAGATGGAGTTTTAGTGGATAAAGCAATTGGCGCTTTACCAAAACCGCAAATTAAAAAATTTATAGAAAATCACAAGTAG
- the panD gene encoding aspartate 1-decarboxylase, which yields MIITVCKGKIHRAIVTEAELHYEGSLTVDQDLMDLAGMRPYEQVSVVNVNNGARFETYLIVGERGSGTICLNGAAARLGMKGDKVIIITYGQVVEKELPADYKPKVVFVDENNRPKKA from the coding sequence ATGATCATCACTGTTTGCAAAGGCAAAATCCACAGAGCCATCGTCACTGAGGCCGAACTCCACTACGAAGGTAGCCTCACCGTTGACCAAGACCTGATGGATTTGGCCGGAATGAGACCTTATGAACAAGTCAGTGTAGTGAACGTAAATAACGGGGCTCGGTTTGAGACTTACCTGATTGTGGGAGAACGCGGTTCGGGAACCATTTGTTTGAACGGGGCAGCGGCAAGGCTTGGAATGAAAGGGGACAAAGTCATCATCATTACTTATGGCCAAGTGGTGGAAAAAGAGCTACCGGCAGATTACAAACCGAAGGTAGTCTTCGTGGATGAGAACAATCGCCCGAAAAAAGCCTAA
- a CDS encoding type II toxin-antitoxin system antitoxin SocA domain-containing protein: MEKLYHAVLWILEKSPNGRARLDLAKLLYYSDGVHFQKHAEMITRGDYIHLEDSPYPVKLNEALLFLKEKGHIDAIPKIEGNGIQGFTLRFLKPMEGLVLSREDKRVMMKVIETFRGRVVDENRHYPNLYENYVVTPLFDSIPFSVDRINTKIHVLVQKSLLNLSGKMFRVLFERSE; this comes from the coding sequence ATGGAGAAACTTTATCATGCGGTCCTTTGGATCCTCGAAAAATCACCCAATGGTAGAGCCCGCCTGGATTTGGCGAAACTGCTTTACTATTCGGATGGTGTTCATTTCCAAAAACATGCGGAGATGATCACAAGAGGAGACTATATCCACTTAGAAGACTCCCCTTACCCCGTCAAACTGAACGAAGCACTTTTATTTTTGAAAGAAAAAGGCCATATCGACGCCATTCCCAAAATTGAAGGCAACGGTATCCAAGGTTTTACCTTACGATTCCTAAAACCAATGGAAGGTCTTGTCCTCTCCCGGGAAGACAAACGGGTGATGATGAAGGTCATAGAAACTTTTCGTGGCCGGGTGGTGGATGAAAATCGGCATTATCCGAATCTCTACGAAAACTACGTAGTCACCCCACTATTTGATTCCATCCCTTTTTCTGTGGATCGGATCAATACGAAAATCCATGTTCTCGTCCAAAAAAGCCTTTTGAATCTATCGGGCAAAATGTTTAGAGTTTTATTTGAGAGGTCAGAATGA
- the lipB gene encoding lipoyl(octanoyl) transferase LipB — protein sequence MIKFLHRKGLPSYLFPSIVPYKRYVNFQENSRKNRRESMLFLEHSPCLTGGIGAKAENLLVSPTHLSALGVELVTLPRGGDFTAHEPGQIVGYLHVDLKKRNISLGDFLRALNESLVVSIQKTWDLSVEENPKAPGLYTVEAPKLKLVSEGIYAKSYFTSFGFALNGANNLSTFSLINPCGAKSEDMTSLLALGKDMDFPKKRREFVEEFASRFIDSLR from the coding sequence ATGATAAAGTTTCTCCATCGAAAAGGACTTCCTTCCTACCTATTTCCTTCAATCGTTCCTTACAAAAGATACGTGAATTTCCAGGAAAATTCCAGGAAAAATCGAAGGGAATCCATGCTCTTTTTAGAACACAGTCCATGTTTAACAGGGGGCATAGGTGCGAAAGCGGAAAATCTTTTGGTTTCTCCGACTCACCTTTCGGCTCTTGGGGTAGAACTTGTGACTTTGCCAAGAGGTGGGGATTTTACAGCCCATGAACCGGGTCAAATTGTAGGATACCTGCACGTTGATTTGAAAAAAAGAAATATAAGTCTGGGAGATTTTTTACGAGCACTAAACGAAAGTTTGGTGGTATCCATTCAAAAAACTTGGGATCTTTCTGTGGAAGAAAATCCAAAAGCACCGGGTCTTTATACAGTGGAGGCACCCAAATTAAAACTAGTCTCCGAAGGGATTTATGCGAAGTCTTATTTCACTAGTTTTGGATTTGCTTTGAATGGTGCGAACAATCTATCTACCTTTTCTCTCATCAATCCTTGTGGTGCCAAGTCGGAAGATATGACATCCCTCCTGGCGTTGGGAAAAGATATGGATTTCCCGAAGAAACGACGGGAATTTGTAGAAGAATTTGCCTCTAGATTTATAGACTCACTCAGATAA
- a CDS encoding LIC_12071 family protein, with the protein MKYSRFFLSFILFFFLCETLALSAVVWTFYESLQNALTQEQFVSDHRARDLTLALAKSSEQRLNHEGYLELEKMFHRYVEQSKNDPEEFHIQKISLFAADAILLVSTDTIYTPDELKKRKPDEELLHSPFFKKGIRMKKWEWSEAENGENPILNSKRDPKIRSGFEWVLSYLPLAKSNTVRLTSPLYKPGTLDVSGLVILVYERGNLGLLFENQWKLVEWMVFNYILFAFVVSLILTGSFVAYTMLVAKDSAVTPKESSNLPLFEKKTVEPKESNLEPVLDLTENSNQDLMSPMEVELKEEGNEVEILSEGPLVSTISPDSHQTPIRDAIFLG; encoded by the coding sequence ATGAAATATTCACGTTTTTTTCTATCTTTTATCCTTTTCTTTTTCCTCTGTGAAACTTTGGCCCTCAGTGCCGTGGTTTGGACTTTTTATGAATCTTTACAAAATGCTCTCACCCAAGAACAATTTGTTTCTGATCACAGAGCTCGTGATCTAACCCTTGCACTTGCAAAAAGTTCCGAACAAAGGTTGAATCACGAAGGTTATTTGGAACTTGAAAAAATGTTCCATCGTTATGTGGAACAATCCAAAAACGATCCAGAAGAGTTTCACATTCAAAAAATTAGTTTGTTCGCAGCGGATGCCATACTTCTTGTTTCTACAGATACCATTTATACACCGGATGAATTGAAAAAAAGAAAACCGGATGAGGAACTACTCCATTCTCCTTTTTTTAAAAAAGGAATTCGGATGAAAAAATGGGAATGGTCGGAAGCAGAAAACGGTGAAAATCCAATCTTAAATTCCAAACGTGATCCCAAAATTCGTTCCGGGTTTGAATGGGTTCTTTCTTATTTGCCTTTAGCTAAATCCAATACCGTTAGGCTCACTTCCCCTCTTTACAAACCGGGAACCCTAGATGTATCGGGTCTTGTGATTTTGGTTTATGAAAGAGGGAACTTAGGATTACTTTTTGAAAACCAATGGAAACTTGTAGAGTGGATGGTTTTTAATTATATATTATTTGCTTTTGTTGTGAGTTTGATTTTGACTGGTTCGTTTGTCGCATATACAATGTTAGTAGCAAAAGACTCGGCGGTTACTCCAAAAGAATCTTCTAACCTTCCTTTGTTTGAGAAAAAAACAGTCGAACCAAAAGAAAGTAATTTGGAGCCAGTCTTGGATCTAACGGAAAATTCAAATCAGGATCTGATGAGTCCAATGGAAGTAGAACTTAAGGAAGAGGGAAACGAAGTAGAAATCCTTTCCGAAGGCCCACTTGTTTCAACAATTTCTCCAGATTCCCACCAAACACCGATTCGCGATGCGATCTTTTTAGGATAA
- a CDS encoding STAS domain-containing protein — protein sequence MEAQDKVFSIQLKGGLDGSSAEDFYRYFESQLNKGYRKFLFQFGALDFITSNGISILVKIHKQIRKVGAVYAIYGVKQEIEDVLSLVGLFDKLPIFRGHSQAESFLLQMDPNGSSPKESKPAAKGEPSSLQSPDPNRIRFYFTGKSKDKDSVSSSNEFVSKLESIPGSEESSVAQKSSSSPMESVLEEKLNSLRLEIKETLNHELERRFAVYKSSPESEEKRITIPSYIQSKTKQLEAVERIIQCEVCGTRLRIHKFGKHECPGCSTQFQMSPGGSIRFLEKLNPL from the coding sequence ATGGAAGCCCAAGATAAAGTATTTTCAATCCAGTTGAAAGGTGGTTTGGACGGATCCAGTGCTGAGGATTTTTATCGATATTTCGAGTCACAACTAAACAAAGGGTATCGTAAGTTTTTATTTCAATTTGGTGCTTTGGATTTTATCACATCGAATGGAATTAGTATCCTTGTGAAAATTCACAAACAAATTAGAAAAGTAGGCGCTGTATACGCGATCTACGGAGTGAAACAAGAAATTGAAGATGTTTTGAGTTTGGTCGGATTATTTGATAAACTTCCGATCTTTCGCGGCCATTCCCAAGCGGAATCTTTTCTTTTGCAAATGGACCCGAATGGCTCGAGTCCAAAAGAATCCAAACCTGCGGCTAAAGGAGAACCTTCTTCTTTACAGTCGCCAGATCCAAACCGGATCCGTTTTTATTTCACAGGAAAGTCTAAAGATAAAGATTCGGTTTCTAGTTCGAATGAATTTGTTTCTAAATTAGAATCAATTCCAGGCTCGGAAGAAAGTTCTGTAGCACAGAAATCCAGCTCCTCGCCTATGGAATCGGTTCTGGAAGAAAAACTAAATAGCCTGCGGTTAGAAATCAAAGAAACCCTAAATCATGAATTGGAAAGAAGGTTTGCCGTTTATAAATCTTCACCGGAATCGGAGGAAAAACGAATCACTATCCCAAGTTACATCCAATCCAAAACCAAACAATTGGAAGCTGTGGAACGAATCATCCAATGTGAAGTTTGTGGGACAAGGTTACGAATCCATAAATTTGGAAAACACGAATGTCCAGGTTGTTCGACTCAGTTCCAGATGAGCCCTGGTGGTTCTATCCGTTTTCTTGAAAAATTGAATCCCCTCTAA
- the murJ gene encoding murein biosynthesis integral membrane protein MurJ codes for MTKQSGGSVSSARRSLALSFYTFLSRILGLVRDHFMAVSFGTGMVASAFSVAYRLPNMFRNLLAEGTLSQSFMPIFSEYEKMGVMEARVMAGTVLSFLFLCLSLFVALFWFFAAGFLPALVGGSPEYGNLVVELSLVLFFLIMTASLSSIFMSISNSHHNYFVPSLSPIILNFSYLIVFIFVFPFYHEIRDKVFLLAYGIVTGGVVQLLVQGWYVYQNGFGPIFRLNLKHPAIRKIFKLMLPAALGGSFYQIGLLVDIFLANYIQNQNPGLGAVVSLDYAQRLVQLPTGIIGVALATTILPSLLKDLREGREENVPKEIADVLSFAFFLTLPASIGLAVLGETVLDSIYFGGRWDHLATITAFYPLVFYSFAIPFYSINKVLVSSYYAFSDTKTPLRIQLVSFFLSVVVSISLMYFLKHSAIALASALSAFVTSLFLLFYLKSHQVKIPFLTVWRRVIQMVPALFGLLVWLLISEWFGKPFLLNYLTNDWGLGFANGSRICLVVSILPAVMIYFVTASVTKIPESEIILGRFLRRFRKKS; via the coding sequence ATGACGAAACAATCTGGAGGGAGTGTATCAAGTGCGAGACGGTCACTGGCTCTTTCTTTTTATACCTTCTTATCTCGCATTTTAGGCCTTGTTCGTGACCATTTTATGGCTGTTAGTTTTGGAACAGGAATGGTTGCCTCTGCGTTTAGTGTAGCTTACCGCCTTCCCAATATGTTTCGTAACCTTCTTGCGGAAGGGACACTCAGCCAATCCTTTATGCCTATTTTTTCTGAATATGAAAAGATGGGTGTAATGGAAGCTCGAGTGATGGCAGGAACGGTTTTAAGTTTTCTTTTCCTCTGTTTGTCTCTTTTTGTAGCTCTCTTTTGGTTTTTTGCGGCTGGGTTTTTACCTGCCCTTGTGGGTGGATCTCCTGAATACGGGAATCTTGTCGTAGAACTTTCGTTAGTATTGTTTTTTCTAATTATGACAGCGAGTTTGTCTTCGATTTTTATGTCGATTTCCAATTCCCATCATAATTATTTTGTGCCTTCACTTTCTCCCATCATCCTTAACTTTAGTTATTTGATCGTTTTTATTTTTGTTTTCCCGTTCTATCATGAAATCAGAGATAAGGTTTTTCTTTTGGCATATGGAATTGTAACCGGAGGAGTGGTGCAACTTCTGGTGCAAGGTTGGTATGTTTATCAAAATGGATTTGGTCCTATCTTTCGATTGAATTTAAAACATCCGGCCATTCGTAAAATTTTTAAACTCATGTTACCAGCGGCTCTTGGGGGAAGTTTCTATCAGATTGGACTTCTTGTGGATATTTTCCTAGCCAATTACATCCAAAACCAAAACCCAGGACTTGGTGCCGTGGTGAGTTTGGATTACGCACAAAGGCTTGTCCAACTTCCAACGGGAATCATTGGGGTGGCACTTGCGACTACCATCTTACCATCACTTTTAAAAGACCTAAGGGAAGGGCGTGAAGAGAATGTTCCCAAAGAAATTGCTGATGTTTTGTCGTTTGCATTTTTTTTGACACTCCCAGCAAGCATTGGTTTGGCGGTATTAGGGGAAACCGTTTTGGATTCGATTTATTTTGGAGGTCGTTGGGATCATTTGGCAACGATCACTGCATTTTATCCTTTGGTGTTTTATTCTTTTGCGATTCCTTTTTATAGTATCAATAAAGTTTTGGTTTCTTCTTATTATGCTTTTTCCGATACAAAAACTCCGTTACGAATCCAACTAGTTTCATTTTTCTTAAGTGTTGTTGTCAGTATCAGTCTGATGTATTTTTTAAAACATTCGGCGATTGCTTTGGCCTCGGCTTTATCTGCTTTTGTTACTTCATTGTTTTTGTTGTTTTATTTAAAATCACACCAAGTGAAAATTCCATTTCTAACCGTTTGGCGGCGTGTGATTCAAATGGTACCGGCACTTTTTGGCCTTCTTGTTTGGCTTCTCATTTCAGAATGGTTCGGAAAACCATTCCTTCTGAATTATTTAACAAATGATTGGGGACTTGGATTTGCCAATGGGAGTAGGATTTGCCTTGTGGTATCAATCCTTCCAGCGGTTATGATTTATTTTGTCACAGCAAGTGTGACAAAAATTCCTGAATCAGAAATCATCCTTGGAAGGTTTCTGAGACGGTTTCGAAAGAAATCGTAA
- the ileS gene encoding isoleucine--tRNA ligase, whose amino-acid sequence MAKPETENPYSKTVLLPQTNFPMKADLANREPGQIKIWKDKKVFQTMKEIRKSKPSFVLHDGPPYANGNFHVGHSLNKILKDIIVKSKTLSGFQTDMIPGWDCHGLPIEVQVLKNLGKEARNTSPSELRKKCREYAAEFVGKQGEDLSRFLCFWEEDHKYLTMAPEFEARIVEVFGSLFEKGYIYKGKKPVYWCIDLATAHAEAEIEYQNHVSPSIYVKFAVKGEKDTYCLIWTTTPWTLPANLAICFNEDLDYSLFQSDTHGRLILADGLKEAVEQKTGITLTKIKSLTSAELGKMTFLHPFIDRESIPLFGNHVTLDAGTGCVHTAPGHGTDDYRVGTAAGLPPLSPVDDYGRYTDEFEMMKGIKIWDANPKIVELLREKNALVHYSEFTHSYPHSWRSKKPLIFRATPQWFFSIDHAGLREDSLKAIDKVQWIPDWGITRIRSMVESRPDWCLSRQRNWGVPIPSFTCKSCGFTHLDDKTIQHFIQIVKKEGIEVWYEREAKDLLPEGTKCSKCGSDDLKQDKDILDVWFDSGVSSFAVFGDSLDREPADLYLEGSDQHRGWFQSSLWPSMAIRKKPPYKSVLTHGYVLDEKGHAMSKSLGNVINPTTDIINQYGADILRLWVSTQDFRDDVKIGKDSIKTVAEAYRKIRNTFRYLLGNTKAETLQWNLKKEDLEPIDRYYLHKLAKLNEDVKKLYENYHFHQVYHRVLVFCTVDLSQDYFEIIRDRMYCDAKDSKTRKSSEYALALILETLSKLLAPILSFTTEEVWSEFGLKDSVFYSDFSELSSFLDSELETKLAPVFETKEVVQKALEEARKLGKLGKSLEAEVFVSGDSLKSTGLKNEDLSLFFVVSEVSFDTSEIREVFSEWKGEKDSIQIRKPRHHECPRCWRHVSEAEGKLCGRCESVVSKLSPN is encoded by the coding sequence ATGGCCAAACCAGAAACGGAAAATCCCTATTCTAAAACGGTTCTCCTACCGCAGACCAACTTTCCCATGAAAGCCGACCTGGCAAATCGTGAGCCAGGTCAAATTAAGATTTGGAAAGACAAAAAAGTTTTCCAAACCATGAAGGAGATTCGTAAATCCAAACCTTCGTTTGTATTACACGATGGACCCCCTTATGCCAATGGAAATTTCCATGTGGGCCACTCTCTCAATAAAATTCTCAAAGATATCATTGTTAAATCCAAAACCCTTTCTGGTTTCCAAACCGATATGATTCCTGGTTGGGACTGCCATGGTCTCCCGATCGAAGTACAGGTGTTAAAGAATCTTGGAAAAGAAGCAAGGAACACGAGCCCAAGTGAACTTCGAAAAAAATGCCGTGAGTATGCGGCAGAATTTGTTGGGAAACAAGGCGAAGATCTCAGCCGATTTTTATGTTTCTGGGAAGAAGATCATAAATACCTCACCATGGCTCCAGAATTTGAAGCAAGGATTGTAGAGGTATTTGGATCTCTCTTTGAAAAAGGATATATCTACAAAGGAAAAAAACCTGTGTATTGGTGTATTGATCTAGCAACTGCCCATGCAGAAGCAGAAATCGAATACCAAAACCATGTTTCCCCTTCCATTTATGTGAAGTTTGCCGTAAAGGGCGAAAAAGATACTTATTGCCTAATCTGGACAACCACTCCTTGGACACTCCCGGCAAACCTTGCGATTTGTTTTAATGAAGATTTGGACTATTCTCTTTTCCAATCCGATACACACGGAAGGCTCATCCTTGCCGATGGACTCAAAGAAGCAGTGGAACAAAAAACAGGGATCACTCTCACTAAGATCAAATCTTTAACGAGTGCAGAACTTGGAAAAATGACCTTCTTACACCCGTTTATCGATCGTGAATCTATTCCTCTTTTTGGAAACCATGTGACACTGGATGCGGGAACGGGTTGTGTTCACACGGCCCCAGGCCACGGAACAGACGACTACCGTGTGGGAACAGCGGCAGGCCTCCCTCCACTTTCACCAGTAGACGATTACGGCCGTTACACGGACGAATTCGAAATGATGAAGGGGATCAAAATTTGGGATGCCAATCCAAAAATTGTGGAACTCCTCCGTGAAAAAAACGCCCTCGTCCACTATTCTGAATTCACTCACTCCTATCCCCATAGTTGGAGGAGTAAAAAACCACTCATCTTTCGTGCGACCCCACAATGGTTTTTTTCAATCGATCATGCAGGCCTCAGAGAAGATTCTCTTAAAGCTATCGACAAAGTACAATGGATTCCAGATTGGGGGATCACGCGGATCCGTTCTATGGTCGAATCTAGACCTGACTGGTGTTTGTCGAGACAAAGGAACTGGGGAGTTCCCATCCCATCCTTTACTTGTAAATCTTGTGGATTCACTCACCTTGATGACAAAACAATACAGCACTTCATCCAAATTGTAAAAAAAGAAGGAATCGAAGTTTGGTATGAAAGAGAGGCAAAAGACCTTTTACCAGAAGGAACCAAATGTTCCAAATGCGGATCGGATGATCTCAAACAAGACAAAGATATTTTGGATGTTTGGTTTGATTCGGGAGTTTCCAGTTTTGCCGTGTTTGGCGATTCACTCGACCGCGAACCTGCAGATTTGTATTTGGAAGGATCTGACCAACATAGAGGTTGGTTTCAATCTTCTCTTTGGCCATCCATGGCCATCAGAAAAAAACCACCTTATAAATCTGTCCTTACCCATGGTTATGTGTTAGATGAAAAAGGACATGCTATGTCCAAATCTCTTGGGAACGTAATCAATCCCACAACCGACATCATCAACCAATACGGGGCCGATATCCTAAGACTTTGGGTTTCCACCCAAGATTTCCGTGACGATGTCAAAATCGGAAAAGATTCTATCAAAACAGTAGCCGAAGCGTATCGTAAGATTAGAAACACTTTCCGTTATCTTTTAGGAAATACAAAGGCAGAAACACTTCAGTGGAATCTCAAAAAAGAAGATTTAGAACCGATTGATAGGTATTATCTTCATAAGTTAGCAAAACTAAATGAAGACGTGAAAAAACTATATGAGAACTACCACTTCCACCAAGTCTATCATCGAGTTTTGGTTTTTTGTACAGTAGACTTATCCCAAGATTACTTTGAAATCATTCGGGACAGAATGTACTGTGATGCCAAAGATTCGAAAACTAGAAAGTCTTCTGAATATGCCCTAGCTCTCATTTTAGAAACTTTATCCAAACTACTTGCTCCCATCCTTTCTTTCACAACGGAAGAAGTATGGTCTGAATTTGGATTGAAAGATTCTGTATTTTATTCTGATTTTTCTGAACTCTCTTCCTTTTTGGATTCTGAACTCGAAACAAAATTGGCTCCAGTTTTTGAAACTAAAGAAGTGGTGCAAAAAGCCTTAGAAGAAGCAAGAAAACTTGGCAAACTTGGTAAGTCATTAGAAGCAGAAGTATTTGTTTCTGGTGATTCACTAAAGTCCACGGGATTAAAAAATGAAGATCTTAGTTTATTCTTTGTGGTTTCCGAAGTGAGTTTTGATACTTCTGAAATTCGAGAAGTTTTCTCGGAATGGAAAGGGGAAAAAGATTCCATCCAAATCCGAAAACCTCGCCATCATGAATGCCCAAGATGTTGGCGTCATGTATCGGAAGCGGAAGGAAAACTTTGTGGTCGCTGTGAGAGTGTTGTTTCCAAACTTTCGCCGAACTAA